From a region of the Nothobranchius furzeri strain GRZ-AD chromosome 12, NfurGRZ-RIMD1, whole genome shotgun sequence genome:
- the LOC139062105 gene encoding tRNA (uracil-5-)-methyltransferase homolog B-like, translated as LLFSDKQVLGFKFRISADAFFQVNQSAAEVLYETVRDLCVPHTDQEESGGTLLDVCCGTGAIGITASPRVDRVIGIELIEQAVKDAAHNAALNNIPNCEFIPGKAEVVLPGLMSQLSSAGGGLTAVVNPSRAGLHTKVVRALRNQPSIHRLVYVSCKPDGEAMRNFRDLCCPPDPQKKLVGDAFSPTLAVPVDLFPHTPHCEVVLLFER; from the coding sequence TTATTGTTTTCTGATAAACAGGTGCTGGGCTTCAAATTTCGCATCTCAGCTGATGCGTTTTTCCAGGTGAACCAGTCAGCTGCTGAGGTTCTGTATGAAACAGTGAGAGACCTGTGCGTCCCACACACTGATCAAGAAGAGTCTGGAGGTACTCTTCTAGACGTGTGCTGTGGCACAGGTGCCATCGGCATCACCGCATCTCCCAGAGTGGACAGAGTTATCGGCATCGAGCTGATAGAACAGGCCGTGAAGGACGCTGCGCACAACGCAGCTCTTAATAACATCCCTAACTGTGAGTTCATCCCTGGTAAAGCAGAGGTGGTGCTTCCTGGGCTTATGTCTCAGCTGAGTTCTGCAGGCGGAGGTCTTACAGCTGTGGTCAACCCATCACGGGCTGGCCTTCACACCAAAGTGGTCAGAGCACTACGAAACCAACCTTCCATCCACAGGCTAGTTTATGTTTCCTGTAAACCAGACGGAGAGGCTATGAGGAACTTCAGGGACCTTTGTTGTCCTCCGGACCCTCAGAAGAAACTCGTAGGAGACGCCTTTTCTCCCACTCTTGCTGTGCCCGTGGACTTGTTCCCACATACCCCTCACTGTGAAGTGGTGCTACTCTTTGAGAGGTAG
- the LOC139062104 gene encoding acyl-CoA desaturase-like isoform X1, which produces MTETQTHHGDRDTSSVDDVFDDTYREKEGKQPRVLVWRNIALMTLLHAGALFGLILLPSASRSTLAWTVACYVFSALGVTAGAHRLWSHRSYKASFPLRVFLAFGNSMAFQNDIYEWARDHRVHHKYSETNADPHNAKRGFFFSHVGWLMVRKHPEVIEKGQKLELGDLKADEVVMFQRRHYKLSVVIICFLVPTLVPWYFWGESLLVGYFVPGLLRYTMVLNATWLVNSAAHMWGNRPYDKTINPRENPWVALCAVGEGFHNYHHTFPFDYSASEFGCRINLTTAFIDLMCFLGLAKDCKKVSKEMIIARIQRTGDSSCKSG; this is translated from the exons ATGACCGAAACCCAAACCCACCACGGAGACCGTGACACATCCAGCGTGGATGATGTCTTTGACGACACCTACAGAGAGAAGGAAGGGAAACAACCGAGAGTCCTGGTGTGGAGAAACATCGCTCTGATGACTCTCCTGCACGCTGGTGCGCTTTTTGGACTCATCCTCCTTCCGTCCGCCTCGCGCTCAACTCTTGCATGGA CTGTTGCGTGCTACGTGTTTAGTGCTCTTGGTGTGACGGCCGGTGCCCACAGATTATGGAGCCACAGATCCTACAAGGCTTCTTTCCCTCTGAGAGTCTTCCTTGCTTTTGGAAACTCCATGGCATTTCAG AATGACATTTATGAGTGGGCGAGGGACCACCGTGTCCATCACAAGTACTCGGAAACCAACGCAGACCCTCACAACGCCAAACGGGGCTTCTTCTTCTCTCACGTTGGGTGGTTGATGGTCCGAAAACACCCTGAGGTCATAGAGAAGGGACAGAAACTGGAGCTGGGAGATCTGAAGGCTGATGAAGTGGTGATGTTCCAGAGGAG GCACTACAAGCTCTCTGTGGTAATCATTTGCTTCCTTGTGCCCACGTTGGTGCCCTGGTATTTCTGGGGCGAGTCCCTGCTTGTGGGCTACTTTGTCCCTGGACTCCTGAGGTACACCATGGTGCTTAACGCCACCTGGCTGGTCAACAGTGCTGCACACATGTGGGGCAACAGGCCCTATGACAAAACCATCAACCCGAGGGAAAACCCATGGGTAGCTCTCTGTGCCGTCG GTGAAGGCTTCCACAACTACCATCACACCTTTCCCTTCGACTACTCCGCAAGTGAGTTTGGCTGCAGGATCAATCTCACCACCGCCTTCATAGACCTCATGTGCTTTCTTGGTTTGGCCAAAGACTGCAAGAAGGTTTCAAAGGAGATGATCATTGCTCGCATTCAGCGCACGGGGGATAGCAGCTGCAAAAGCGGCTGA
- the LOC139062104 gene encoding acyl-CoA desaturase-like isoform X2, which produces MTETQTHHGDRDTSSVDDVFDDTYREKEGKQPRVLVWRNIALMTLLHAGALFGLILLPSASRSTLAWTVACYVFSALGVTAGAHRLWSHRSYKASFPLRVFLAFGNSMAFQNDIYEWARDHRVHHKYSETNADPHNAKRGFFFSHVGWLMVRKHPEVIEKGQKLELGDLKADEVVMFQRRVVSVITASPTGCAEQRSKVPDWDQETGPHQSGSGLPALASGLLSCTIQNPRLCLQFLPGWCSPLSGHSPEQTFPITRSALL; this is translated from the exons ATGACCGAAACCCAAACCCACCACGGAGACCGTGACACATCCAGCGTGGATGATGTCTTTGACGACACCTACAGAGAGAAGGAAGGGAAACAACCGAGAGTCCTGGTGTGGAGAAACATCGCTCTGATGACTCTCCTGCACGCTGGTGCGCTTTTTGGACTCATCCTCCTTCCGTCCGCCTCGCGCTCAACTCTTGCATGGA CTGTTGCGTGCTACGTGTTTAGTGCTCTTGGTGTGACGGCCGGTGCCCACAGATTATGGAGCCACAGATCCTACAAGGCTTCTTTCCCTCTGAGAGTCTTCCTTGCTTTTGGAAACTCCATGGCATTTCAG AATGACATTTATGAGTGGGCGAGGGACCACCGTGTCCATCACAAGTACTCGGAAACCAACGCAGACCCTCACAACGCCAAACGGGGCTTCTTCTTCTCTCACGTTGGGTGGTTGATGGTCCGAAAACACCCTGAGGTCATAGAGAAGGGACAGAAACTGGAGCTGGGAGATCTGAAGGCTGATGAAGTGGTGATGTTCCAGAGGAG Ggtcgtgtcagtcatcactgcatcgcccacaggttgtgcagaacagcgcagcaaggttcctgactgggaccaggaaacgggaccacatcagtctggttctggcctccctgcactggcttccggtttgctatcgtgcacaattcaaaatcctcgtctttgtttacaatttcttccagggtggtgctcccccctatctggccactctcctgaacaaacattccccatcacgcgctctgcgctcctctga
- the LOC129162415 gene encoding uncharacterized protein → MCFYFFFQAKSTQDVGCQTDLVICKNALVQAHVKPYRRSKATQFKAHSRSVSCDTGTVTEIHLPQSPRAASTPLKRPRYEVSVVDPSFHLNDSGSSVNCSSSFTEVHPQKDKKYIVHEKQLLGLFRRCPVCTGRCVVNTTTVGTLLRVTQRCSCCEHYNEWSSQPMVNSIPAGNLQLCAAVLFTGSSFSQISKFLGAFNVQGLSKQTFFRHQAKLLIPTVSWQWQLEQADIIQEATESGPVTLGGDMRADSPGHSAKYGSYTMMDLKRNKVTDIQLVQSNEVGNSVRMEKEGFVRSLSTLLERGVDVQQVVTDRHTGVQKYLREEKKEISHYFDPWHMGKGIGKKIEELGKRKTTQDVRLWKQSVVNHLYWSASSSSSGQEAVAKWTSVANHIQNVHSHDNALFPSCLHAPLDGEQARQWLKPSTASCEKLTAILLAPRFVKDVEKISPQYHTSTLEAFHSLIIRFTPKSQVFSFKGMLSRLQIAAMHYNENAACSHAATATGELRYAVVYPKYKHGDYTVRALKTNPTSLYVHKLIDLLFDSVVVDPLPYQEYSDKIPVPEPLCAQFQRPDKRDAVSRHRSRF, encoded by the exons atgtgcttctattttttttttcaggctaaatctacccaagacgttggctgtcagactgatttagtaatctgcaaaaatgcacttgtccaggctcatGTAAAGCCTTATcgacgtagcaaag ccacccagtttaaagctcacagccgcagtgtgtcttgtgacacagggaccgtgacggaaattcatcttccacaaAGTCCCAGAgctgcgtccacacccctgaaaagaccacgatatgaggtgtctgttgttgatcccagcttccacctcaatgacagtggaagctcagtgaactgttcaag CTCTTTCACTGAGGTCCATCCACAAAAGGACAAGAAGTACATTGTTCATGAGAAACAGTTGCTGGGGCTGTTCAGAAGGTGTCCCGTTTGTACCGGTCGTTGTGTTGTGAACACGACAACAGTCGGCACACTGCTCCGTGTGACACAACGGTGTTCATGCTGTGAGCACTACAATGAGTGGTCCAGTCAGCCCATGGTGAACAGCATCCCAGCAGGAAACCTCCAGCTCTGTGCTGCTGTCCTTTTCAcaggctcatcatttagccagatttctaag ttcctgggtgccttcaatgtgcagggactgtccaagcagacattctttcgacatcaggcaaagctgttaattccaacagtgagctggcagtggcagctagagcaagctgatatcatccaggaggctactgaatctggacctgtgactcttggtggtgacatgcgagctgattcacctg gacactcagccaaatatggcagctacaccatgatggatctcaaaagaaacaaagttactgATATCCAACTtgtacag agcaatgaagttggaaatagtgtgcgaatggagaaggagggatttgtgagaagtctgagcacacttttggagaggggggtcgatgtgcagcaagtcgtgactgaccgccacacaggagtgcagaagtatttgcgggaggaaaaaaaggaaatcagtcactactttgacccctggcacatgggaaaag gaattggtaagaaaatcgaagagctggggaagagaaagacgacccaggatgtgagactgtggaagcaaagtgtggtgaaccacctctactggtcgGCATCCAGTTCTTCCTCAGGACAGGAGGCAGTAGCAAAGTGGACTTCAGTTGCCAACCACATCCAAAATGTGCACAGCCATGACAACGCCCTGTTCCCTAGCTGTCTGCATGCACCTCTGGATGGAGAACAGGCAAGACAGTGGCTCAAACCAA gcacagcatcatgtgagaagctcactgccattctgttagctccacggtttgtgaaggacgtagagaagataagccctcagtaccacacatccaccttggaggctttccacagtctcatcatcagatttactccaaaaagtcaagtcttctccttcaaaggaatgctgtctag aTTACAAATTGCTGCAATGCACTATAATGAAAATGCAGCATGCTCACATGCAGCAACAGCAACTGGTGAGCTGAGATATGCTGTAGTGTACCCAAAGTACAAACATGGAGACTACACAGTGAGAGCCCTGAAGACCAATCCAACCTCAT TATATGTGCACAAGCTTATAGATCTGCTGTTcgactctgtggtggtggatcctcTCCCATATCAGGAGTACTCGGACAAAATTCCGGTTCCAGAACCGCTCTGTgcccagttccaaagaccagataaacgggatgctgtgagcaggcacaggtccaggttttaa
- the LOC139061978 gene encoding P2X purinoceptor 7-like, translating to MATESDSSSEQSFEVEDFSPPSSPEDREEGLLGEASGPEPYLFEPLARELSEAPGVEPAGVSRHLMGPVSEWCTFGHCTSLSARENVCCRETPKVMLRCQQVGVTSCITEHPGFEAVALNPYVLQAVYGTFLQLYGEMQETTLNSCYRHLAYRNVVRWCWGYLGQHVRVVIPSCAVSRIRQEFPEDGAYKGFLPPLN from the exons ATGGCGACGGAGAGCGACAGTAGCTCAGAGCAGTCATTCGAGGTGGAGGACTTTTCCCCACCTTCTTCCCCAGAGGATAGGGAGGAGGGCTTATTGGGGGAAGCAAGCGGTCCTGAACCGTATCTTTTTGAGCCACTAGCTCGTGAGTTGTCAGAGGCCCCTGGAGTCGAGCCAGCAGGAGTATCAAGGCATCTAATGGGTCCAGTCTCTGAGTG GTGCACCTTTGGCCACTGCACATCATTGTCTGCCAGAGAAAATGTGTGCtgcagagaaacgcccaag GTAATGCTCAGGTGTCAGCAGGTGGGTGTAACCTCCTGCATAACAGAGCATCCTGGTTTTGAGGCTGTTGCTCTGAATCCCTACGTGTTGCAGGCAGTTTATGGCACCTTTCTGCAACTCTATGGGGAGATGCAGGAGACTACGCTCAACAG ctgttacagacatctggcgtaccggaatgtggtcaggtggtgttggggTTACCTGGGACAGCACGTTCGTGTTGTGATCCCATCATGCGCTGTCTCCAGAATAAGGCAGGAGTTCCCAGAAGACGGTGCATACAAAGGATTCCTCCCTCCTCTgaactaa
- the LOC139062106 gene encoding tRNA (uracil-5-)-methyltransferase homolog B-like isoform X2 — protein MLRVSFRHVWKTCVLFCTSSTVPAARGKASLKKRWRTDRKNSPWDGHLSWEERLADRVTPLWRLGYEEQLERKQKHQEVILSHISGTLHFPVLSILPSPVTEGYRNKSTFSVNQGVDGNPKTVGFYVGTWRDENIVCVSGDHLLNMPERHTLVARCYQDFMRCSALDPCLLFDAGGHWREITVRTNAQGHTMAIVYFHPQRLTPEEVDVHKAELVDYFTRGPGSVCQLDSLFFQESAMTRCTHEESPYQLLHGQPHIYEEVLGFKFRISADAFFQVNQSAAGVLYETVRDLCVPHTDQEESGGTLLDVCCGTGAIGITASPRVDRVIGIELIEQAVKDAAHNAALNNIPNCEFIPGKAEVVLPGLMSQLSSAGGGLTAVVNPSRAGLHPKVVRALRNQPSIHRLVYVSCKPDGEAMRNFRDLCCPPDPQRKLIGDAFSPTLAVPVDLFPHTPHCEVVLLFER, from the exons ATGTTGCGGGTCAGTTTTCGTCATGTGTGGAAAACCTGCGTGTTGTTTTGCACCAGCAGCACCGTTCCAGCAGCCAGAGGCAAAGCCTCGTTAAAGAAACGGTGGAGGACAGACCGGAAGAATTCTCCCTGGGACGGCCACCTGTCCTGGGAGGAGAGGCTGGCTGACAGGGTCACTCCTCTGTGGAGGCTCGGCTATGAGGAGCAGCTGGAGCGTAAACAAAAACACCAGGAGGTGATCCTGTCTCACATCTCAGGGACACTCCACTTCCCTGTCCTGTCCATCCTCCCGTCCCCGGTCACGGAAGGCTATCGTAACAAATCCACATTTTCCGTCAACCAAGGCGTGGACGGTAATCCTAAAACGGTTGGGTTTTACGTTGGCACGTGGAGGGATGAGAACATAGTCTGCGTCAGTGGAGATCACCTGCTCAACATGCCAGAGAGGCACACTCTGGTAGCCAGATGCTACCAGGACTTCATGCGCTGCTCTGCCCTTGACCCCTGCCTGCTGTTCGACGCTGGGGGTCACTGGAGAGAGATCACCGTGAGGACGAACGCCCAGGGTCACACCATGGCTATAGTGTACTTTCACCCACAGAGGCTGACCCCTGAGGAGGTGGATGTCCATAAGGCTGAGCTGGTGGATTATTTCACACGGGGTCCTGGATCAGTGTGTCAGCTGGACTCTCTATTCTTCCAGGAGAGCGCCATGACTCGGTGCACTCACGAAGAATCCCCCTACCAGCTTCTGCATGGTCAGCCACACATATACGAGGAG GTGCTGGGCTTCAAATTTCGCATCTCAGCTGATGCGTTTTTCCAGGTGAACCAGTCAGCTGCTGGGGTTCTGTATGAAACAGTGAGAGACCTGTGCGTCCCACACACTGATCAAGAAGAGTCTGGAGGTACTCTTCTAGACGTGTGCTGTGGCACAGGTGCCATCGGCATCACCGCATCTCCCAGAGTGGACAGAGTTATCGGCATCGAGCTGATAGAACAGGCCGTGAAGGACGCTGCGCACAACGCAGCTCTTAATAACATCCCTAACTGTGAGTTCATCCCTGGTAAAGCAGAGGTGGTGCTTCCTGGGCTTATGTCTCAGCTGAGTTCTGCAGGCGGAGGTCTTACAGCTGTGGTCAACCCATCACGGGCTGGCCTTCACCCCAAAGTGGTCAGAGCACTACGAAACCAACCTTCCATCCACAGGCTAGTTTATGTTTCCTGTAAACCAGACGGAGAGGCAATGAGGAACTTCAGGGACCTTTGTTGTCCTCCGGACCCTCAGAGGAAACTCATAGGAGACGCCTTTTCTCCCACTCTTGCTGTGCCCGTGGACTTGTTCCCACATACCCCTCACTGTGAAGTGGTGCTACTCTTTGAGAGGTAG